taaatatatatatttttttttgctaatagaTCAAATAAATATGCATGCAttgttgtcatatatatatggctataaatcattttagattattgattttttattattttatttgaaacttTTAGTTCTATATATCTACGGATAGCAATGTCTAAACTTTTGATTCTTTGTTAAGATGGTGTTCTGAGATCAAAGATTCCCCTCCTATAAGAAGGTGTTCTGAGATTAAAGATTCGCCTCCTAAATTGTGTATTCTTTGCAAAAAGGAGTTCACTTATTCCACTTGTGAACATATTATAAATTGTACTTATAAAAAACATTCTGCAGttaaaagaaaacatcaaatttagaaaaattgaCTTTATGAAAACAATACCTACTGGCTAGTTAGTAGTGAGAGCATCTTCATTCATGGTtcttaattaaaacaaaaaatacaagtagtttaatataattaattacataaataactaaatttttattttgaaataagaaTTGAACAAGTTGAGAATTGACAAGTGTTTATTAGGGTTTGAAAAATTGATCAAATGTTATCATTCatcgtcttctctctcttcaGCTTTTCTTTGTTTAGTGGTGAGAACTTTCTATGAAAGTGCTCTAACATATTTGGTTACTACAactaacatttttataattgacTTTATGAAAACAACACAATCTACTATCTACATGGACTGTAGAATACAATTAATATTAGCTTATATAGAAAGTCTATACAAGTAGCCGTTAGTATCTCCTTGATTACTCTCTAATCATTATTGTATATTCTCTGTATATTACATTCCTTGTATTACTCTTTCTCTGTATATATAAACAGAGCACCAATACTCAATAATAATCATCCAATTACATATCTCAATATGGTATCAAAGCTTAATAGGGACTAATCctaattttcttttctcttctctctttctacGCAGCCTCCTCTCTTCTCATTATCTTAAATtcttcaatttttctttttctttcacctTACGATATGGCCTCTGAGACAACGACAGAACGTACCTCTGTCTTCAATGCTCAAGACCCCCAAAGCACTCTTCTCTCAGTCAATATGTCCAGTGTGACGAAGCTTACCCATCAGAACTATCTTATGTGGGGACGTCAAGTTCGAGCACTACTCGAAGGTCATGAACTGCAGCAATTTATTGATGGATCTGGTGTCGCTCCTGCTCCAACGATCCAAACAGATGGGGTCACCTCTCCAAATCCAGCCTATGCGCCATGGAGACATCAAGATCGACTTCTCTATAGCGCTATCATTGGTGCCATATCCTTACCACTCCAAACGCTTGTCGCTACTTCCGACACTACTAAACAAGTGTGGGACTCTCTTGAAGAAACCTTTGGTAAACCGACCAGAGGCCACATCCAACAGCTGCGACAACAGATCAAGACATGTTCTAAAGGCACCAAGACGATCACCGAGTATCTGCGTTTCATGAAGACCAAATCTGATGAACTAGCGCTCTTAGGCAAACCTATGGATATTGAAGATCTCAATGAATATATTCTTGGTGGTCTCACTGAAGAATACAAACCGGAGATAGATGCGGTGAATGGACGTGATCTTCCCATCTCATTCAATGAACTTCTGGAAAGGCTTCTCAATCGAGAAGCTATGATTCTATGTGCTGAGCCAACTGCGGTAGCTCCAATAGTTGCTCATGCCACAGACACTCGCCAACGCTACAACAATCGTAATCATGGCAATAACCAGAACCAGAATCGCTATCAGCAGCATACTTCACACAACAATCATCACCACCACAACAATCATCATCAGCCAAACAATCAGCCGCAGCACAACAATCGTTTCTCCAAGCCGTATCTTGGACGCTGTCAAGCCTGCGGGATTCAAGGCCATAGTGCGAAGTACTGTCCAGAGTATTGTATAGTTAAGGGGAATAGTTCAGGCGCACAGACATGGAATCATCACCAAAATCAACAGTCTTGGCAGCCACGAGCAAATGCAGCCTTCATGTTTGACCCCTCAACATGGCTCCTCGACTCGGGTGCGTCCCATCACATGACGTCTGATCTGGCGAATCTCTCTCTGCACACTCCTTATCATGGTGGAGATGATGTTCTTCTTGGTGATGGTTCTGCATTGCAGATCACACACTCTGGTTCTACTTCTCTTCCTTCATATACAAAAccttttttgttaataatattttgtgtgttccCTCTCTTGACAAGAATCTCATATCTGTTTTTCAATCATACAAAGCTAATGATGCTGCTGTGATTTTTACTCCTACGTATTTCCAAGTGAGGGACTTACAAACAGGGGTCCTTTGGCTGCAAGGCAAACCTAAACAGGGCACTTATGAGTGGCCAAAAGTTCAAACCCTTGCTCCACCTTCTCTTGCTTTTGCTTCAATAGTTAAAACTACTCTTACGGATTGGCATTCTCGTTTAGGTCATCCGGCTTTACCAATTCTTCAGAAAGTTATTTCTCAGTTTGATTTACCCATTGCTTCTAATTTTTTGTTGGCTCAGCCATGTTCTGCTTGCTCAATTAATAAAATGCATAAGTTACCATTTTCCACTTCTACTTTACAGTCTCAACATCCTTTAGATATAGTTTTCTCTGATGTTTGGTCCTCTCCCATTATGTCCATTGATGGTTTTAAATATTATGTCTTTTTTGTAGATCATTTTACAAGATACACATGGCTGTACCCTTTAAAACAAAAGTCACAGGTCTATGAGGTATTCATCAAGTTCAAAAGCTTAGTAGAAAATCGATTTCAACATAAGCTTAGAACACTATACTCTGATAATGGGGGTGAATATATTGGCCTTGCTAAATTTCTTTCTTTGCATGGCATCTCACATATGATAAGTCCTCCACATACTCCTGAGCATAATGGTATTGCTGAGCGACATCATCGACATATTGTCGAAACAGGTTTGGCTCTAATGTCGCATGCCTCCATCCCAAAAGAGTATTGGACTTATGCTTTTGTTACAGCAGTATATCTCATAAATAGAATGCCTACgcagaacttagttttttttactctttttcaAAAACTGCATGGTCATGCTCCGAACTTTCATAAATTGCGCATTTTTGGTTGTTTATGCTTTCTTTGGCTCAAACCCTATGCATCTCACAAGCTAGATGATAGGTCAAAACCTTGTGTTTTTCTTGGATATTCACTTACACAAAGTGCATACTTGTGTTTAGATAGAACTGAAAATCGCATATATACTTCTCGTCATGTGATTTTTCATGAATCTGTGTTTCCTTTTACTACTTCATCACAAATTATTTCTGAAGTAGAAAGTATTGATCTGCATACTGTCTCTTCTGCTCATGTCTTTGTTATTACTAAACCACCAGGCTTTGTTGATAAAGACAATCCCACAGCTGTGTGTAGACTCCGTAAAGCCATTTACGGACTCAAACAAGCTCCAAGGGCCTAGTATAATGAGCTTCGCAAATTCCTACTTCAATCAGGATTCAAAAATTCTCTTGCGGATGCTTCTCTTTTCATCTGCAACAGCAATGGTGTTATGCTCTATATGCTGGTATACGTCGACGATATCATCATCACCGGAAACAGCACCTCTCACATAAACCGGTTTATCGATTCCCTTTCTCATCGTTTTTCAATTAAAGATTTAGGAGACTTATCGTATTTCCTAGGCATTGAGCTTACTCGTTCATCTCATGGATTGCATTTATCTCAACATAGGTACATTGGTGATCTTCTCCAGAGAATGAATATGATGAATGCCAAGCCAATATCTACACTGATGTGCCAAACACCATACTCTCGTTGTCCTCGGGCATGCCACTTGATGTTCCCACACAGTATAGAACTGCGGTTGGGAGTTTGCAGTACCTCTCACTAACAAGACCAGACATTTTCTTCGCAGTCAACAAGCTCTCATAATTCATGCATCGTCCCACAACAGAACATTGGACAGCTATCAAAAGAGTCTTGTGATACCTTTCAGGAACCATGTCGCATGGTGTCTTCTTCCCTACAAAGACCAGTACAGCTTTACATGCCTTCacagatgcagattgggctgggaaTAGGGACGACTATACATCGACTGGAGCCTACATTGTCTATCTCGGAAGTCATCCTGTTGCATGGTCCTCAAAGAAACAAACCGGTGTTGCTCGTTCTTCTACGGAGGCAGAATATCAATCAGTTCCATCCACTGCCGCAGAGCTTTGTTGGATCACTTCCCTCATGACGAAGCTTGGCATTCCACCTCAACAAACACCAGTTATTTACTGTGACAACATGGGTGCCACATACTTAACAGCCAACCCGGTTTTCCATTCAAGAATGAAGCACTTAGCCCTCGACTACCACTTCGTACGACAACAGGTTCAAAACCGGACAGTTCGAGTCTCCCATGTTTCCACTCATGATCAACTAGCAGACGTGTTAACCAAACCTCTTTCAAGACCGCGTTTTGAAGGCTTCCTTATCAAGATTGGTCTTTCCTCCGGTGGTCCATCTTGAGGGGGTGTATTAGCTTATATAGAAAGTCTATACAAGTAGCCGTTAGTATCTCCTTGATTACTCTCTAATCATTATTGTATATTCTCTGTATATTACATTCCTTGTATTACTCTTTCTCTGTATATATAAACAGAGCACCAATACTCAATAATAATCATCCAATTACGTATctcaataattaatattttagaatGCTAGAAGTTATCAGTTTATCTACAGTTTGGTTGAATTAATTCAACTAGGTTATGGTTAGACTTGGTTAGGTTCAATATGCACACAGATAGATACGGAGAGGAGCATCTAATTAATTGAACCGCAGACGtgtttaaaaagaaagagagaaagattaCCATAAAAAGGGAGTTTCCAAAAGATGGTTCTGATGTGAAACAGAGCCCCATCCCTCTCCTTTTCCCTTTTCTCATGAAATATATTGGATGGTCCTCCTTCAATGTCCACCACCTACTActcatcttctcttttttctttagttagttttcaatttcaatttcagtTTCAGTtcctataatttataaatattcatatCTATTTATATGCATGTATAGAGAATAAAAAGTGTGAGTTATATAGCTGTCGAGTATTTCCGTTTTGACAATTGGTAGATAATTTAtctgttttttatatatgtataaatatatttcagcTAAGAAAAACTTGTAAACTTCTGTGTTTCTGCAAGTGGGGTCTTAATACCTTCAAAAAATAGTCCTTCAAATGAAACTGATCATAAACCAAATTTGAAAGAGagatgtatttttcaaaaacgaCAATTATTAGAAAAGCAGAAAAAAAGCAGTTAAGTGATACTGAGatcaataataatatatagtatCTCTTCAAGAACAATATCTCATTACCCACTTCTCCTTTGTGCTGATCTATCATAAGCTTTAAACCCCAGGTACGGTTCTGAATATTATACAATTTATATAGAATAACTCTAATATACAAGATTTATATTCAGAgttcttttcattttcattttcaattcAATATCTGATCCTTTGTTACCTAGATttgatatgtttatttattattgtttacaaagagatttgatcattttaaccctaaacctaagTTTTGTACCCAAATCATATGATCTATCTTTTGGTTATTCTTGATCTGCAAAATGATTAATTTGATCATCAATCTTAATTATATTCTCTataacaatctttttttttattaagctTTGCTCTGATCAATCTCTCTCCCtcttattatgttattttattcaTCTGGTGATATCACAGAATCAATGGAGGAAGGTGGGAGTAGTCACGACGCAGAGAGTAACAAGAAGCTAGTAAGAGGGAAGATAGAGATAAAGAGGATAGAGAACACAACAAGTCGTCAAGTAACTTTCTGTAAACGACGCAATGGTCTTCTTAAGAAAGCTTATGAGCTTTCTGTCTTGTGTGATGCTGAAGTTGCCCTCGTCATCTTCTCGACTCGTGGCCGTCTCTATGAGTACGCCAACAACAGGTACGCTTCTCCTGCACCTTCTTGATCTTTGCTTTCTTGGTTTATTACTACTACAAGAAAATCTTAGTTAAATGTATGGAGAAGTGACTTGTCGAGTcaagattagggtttttgttaatttacaatCCTGGGTTTTTTTCCCATGCCAAAAAACAAAATCCTGGGTTTTCTTGTTTTCCTAAATTAAATATCTCTCTAGAGCTACCATAactatgtgtgtgtgtgtgtttgtgtaaGCAAATAATGAAGAAGGAAGAAAGCTGTCTTGTCTTCTCAACTTCTAGTTAGCCTTCTCGTTAGCCTTTTTTGGTGTCACTCTTTTTCTGCAAATCATTGAAACCTGATGCATGCCAGCTTCTCCATGAAATTTCTTTACTCAAATTAATACTAGGGTTTAATCAGTAAACAAGTTGGGTACTTTCTTGACACGAAATAGcatgtatattatataaatatgcaAGACTTATGTAACCCTCTGTCTAGTGTAACTTGGGACAGAGCCTAATGATCAGTTGTCACTAGCTAGGGATCCCTATAATTATTTAATCTAGCCCCCCAAAGGCAAATGAAAACTGAAAATTTCATATTCTTGAGTTGGTCTTGAGAAATATAATATGTGGCTGAAATAAAATTGTCCTGGTATGCAAGTTCAGAATTTCAACTCtctttctaaaaaactgtatatatataatatgtaaccgattgtttacatttatttttaactttaccAAAGATGTAGTTAGAGAGGATTATGTATAACAATATAAATGCAGTTTTTAGGTTTCTAATCTAAAATGAGTTGCtacaatctatatatatttgatctAGAAATGGGATTTGTAATAAGGTTTAACATATAATAATGGGATTTCTTAATTTCTCTTCACAAGTCGCATATATCTTTTTGTCTCATATATACATCTTTTGTTACAGTAGTTGACGAAGAACttcaaattaaacaataaaCACACATGACTTTAATTTGTCTAACATTGAAATCACTCATCGTctgttgaaaaaataatattgatattAATACATAAGCCATTGCTGAATGTATACATATGTAGTCCTTGGATATATTAATGAGAGGGAGATAACTCGGAGAAGTGTCAGAACTCGAAATTGTACGGGCCAATGAGAAGCTCTGGCATTCTGAGCTccatttatttgttattatctCTAAAAAAATTACTGATCCTTTAAGCATATTGTGATGAAATTGAATCATATAATATGCATGGACGTTGTTGTGTACTCCTCCTAATTACCAATTTGAAATCATACTACTAGTGTAATACTTAATTACTTATATCcttactttttattttgtctCAACGTCAACTATTTCATTAACCGATAAATTAGTACAAAGTATTTGACCACACCAATTTGACCACACATGCAACAATGCATCTTAGTAACACACTGGAACACTCACTAGGTGATTTCTTACTCGGAACCAGCGCAACCTGAGTACATTGCTGCATTTTTCACACTTATATCCTTACTTTAGTTAACTGCATTAGCAGCCATTTATTATTTGATGTAAATTACCTTGGAAAAATATGATACTTCAGCCTGACATAATATGTTTGATTGAAATTCTCTTCATCATCCTGGCAATCAGAGACTGGTCCAAACTTCAAAGCCACACATTCCTTTCTTGTCGATTTTAAGGTTTTTGGCCGGGAAAATAAACTTTCAAAAACCCTAATCAAAGTACAGTACTTACTATGTTTAAGAGtatgtttattaaattaaatctaatagGTTCTCCAACTTTTTAGCGTGAAGGGTACAATTGAAAGATACAAGAAAGCTTGTTCCGATGCCGTTAACCCTCCTTCTGTCACCGAAGCTAATACTCAGGTACCGTTCTTTAGTTCTTTTATTCCccctctctttttctttttctcatcttttttttATGATGACCAATTaacgttacaaaaaaaattaaaaaaatttggatggGTTCATGAAACGTTTTGGTGTTTGTATGCATGGAACTCTGAAGTACTATCAGCAAGAAGCCTCTAAGCTTCGGAGGCAGATTCGTGACATTCAAAATTCTAACAGGTAAATAAGACGGTCTTTTGGTTTGATCACTACTTCTCTATTATTGatgttgttttgattatttaatgTTGTGAAATGAAAGGCATATAGTTGGGGAATCACTTGGTTCCTTGAACTTCAAGGAACTCAAAAACCTCGAAGGACGTCTTGAAAAAGGAATCAACCGTGTCCGATCCAAGAAGGTACTTACCCTAACGTCTCTTTGTCTCTCTATAACTTATATAGTTTTCTTACTCTTATAATGAAAATCTCGCAGAATGAGCTGTTAATGGCAGAGATAGAGTATATGCAGAAGAGGGTAAGTAACGTTTCTTCCATATCTTGCACCGTCTTTTTAGGTTTTTGAGTTTCCTATAAATCGTGTAGGAAATGGAGTTGCAACACGATAACATGTACCTGCGAGCTAAGGTTAGTCTAAATCTCTCTTCTTTACATCATCGCCTACCCGAGAAGATAACGTGTGTAACAAACCAAACTTTGATGTTCGGTCTTTGCAGATATCACAAGGTGCGAGATTGAATCCGGAGCAGCAGGATTCGAGTGTAATACAAGGAACAGCGGTTTACGAACCCGGTCTATCTTCCCATGACCAGTCACAGCATTATAACCGGAACTATATTCCGGTTAACCTTCTTGAACCGAATCTACATTTCTCCGGTCAAGACCAACCTCCTCTTCAACTTGTCTAAGTtttaaacatgaaaaaaaacaCTTGTTTCTTCCCCTCAAAACGGTTGTTCAGAGAAAGACACTAAGAGTAACTTCTTCTCATGCATAGTTTTTTAGGTTCcaataataataacataaataaatcaAGTGTTACAAAGATACAAACTTACAAACATCTATCTTCTGATGTGTAGCTATAACTAAACAAAATACATTATACTATTTGAGATcacaaaaaaaactacatttttttttaattatagagGGGTATACTGGCCCCACAGAATAAACTAGATATTCATAAAGTCTAGTTTAATGTCCTTATTCTATATTACTCTTTAGTATATATGGACATGAGAGAACTATGAGCAGAGGCTGAAGGCTAAACCTACTTCCCTCTGTTCTCTCATACAGCTCCTAGTATTGCCTTTTATCGCCCGTTTCTTTTTTCATCAGTTCATGATTTTACATTTTCTAACCAAGATGTTGGAAGAGTTAACGTATCTATACCAGAGAGATCGCACCACAGGGTTGCTAATCTCTAGCCACGGTTTAGCTGGACCGCTGAAATGTAAAACCGCAGCAGATTTCAGAATCTCTTCAGGGGACTTAAAGGATCGAGATCCTAGTCCAGCTACGTGCCATGATGGGTCAAGAGACTGTGTGAGTCCTTTGAAAGCAAGTAGGGTTGGTGGTAAAGCTCCTGGTTGCCATAACTGTAGTCCAGAGCTAACACTCTGTAATCAAATCAAGATTTGTGTAACCAAGTTGAAGTGTAGCTAATATGATGAAGAGAAATGAGATtgatgtacatatatatatactcacgAGTCTTAACCATGAGGAGTAAGCTTCTGTGATATTGGTTTGTCTCCAAGCTTTGAGATCAAAGACATTCATACCAGAAAGCCAAGCGCAGTCATCTTGACGTAAGTTTGATGAGATCAGAGGATGCGAGAAGTTGAAatagtctttgttttttcttccagGGCAACAGTTATTTCCGCACCATGAATCAAAAACTGCACCAACAACGTTACCGTTGAGATCCGTTTCCCATAAAGACAAAAGGTCACGTTGTACTACTACATCATCATCCAACAACACTATCTTGTTGAGCTCTGGAAAAAGCTGTGCGgtccaaaaagaaaagagaacagatcagttcttttttttttaagtcagaGAAGAGTTGAGTGGAAGAAAAAAAGACTTTACCATGGGAATGTAGAAGCGAAGATGATTCAAAAGAGCAAGGCAGCTAGGGTTTAGAGCTTGCAAGGAGTGCTCATGAGTACCCTCGACGAAACTATAATCAGAGTCCTTCAAATTCTGATAATGACGTCTCCAAATCATGCGGTGAA
This Brassica napus cultivar Da-Ae chromosome C6, Da-Ae, whole genome shotgun sequence DNA region includes the following protein-coding sequences:
- the LOC106428192 gene encoding agamous-like MADS-box protein AGL1 (The RefSeq protein has 1 substitution compared to this genomic sequence) codes for the protein MDEGGSSHDAESNKKLVRGKIEIKRIENTTSRQVTFCKRRNGLLKKAYELSVLCDAEVALVIFSTRGRLYEYANNSVKGTIERYKKACSDAVNPPSVTEANTQYYQQEASKLRRQIRDIQNSNRHIVGESLGSLNFKELKNLEGRLEKGINRVRSKKNELLMAEIEYMQKREMELQHDNMYLRAKISQGARLNPEQQDSSVIQGTAVYEPGLSSHDQSQHYNRNYIPVNLLEPNLHFSGQDQPPLQLV
- the LOC106428192 gene encoding agamous-like MADS-box protein AGL1 isoform X1; the protein is MEEGGSSHDAESNKKLVRGKIEIKRIENTTSRQVTFCKRRNGLLKKAYELSVLCDAEVALVIFSTRGRLYEYANNSVKGTIERYKKACSDAVNPPSVTEANTQYYQQEASKLRRQIRDIQNSNRHIVGESLGSLNFKELKNLEGRLEKGINRVRSKKNELLMAEIEYMQKREMELQHDNMYLRAKISQGARLNPEQQDSSVIQGTAVYEPGLSSHDQSQHYNRNYIPVNLLEPNLHFSGQDQPPLQLV